A section of the Oenanthe melanoleuca isolate GR-GAL-2019-014 chromosome 6, OMel1.0, whole genome shotgun sequence genome encodes:
- the SLC29A3 gene encoding LOW QUALITY PROTEIN: equilibrative nucleoside transporter 3 (The sequence of the model RefSeq protein was modified relative to this genomic sequence to represent the inferred CDS: inserted 2 bases in 1 codon), whose product MIPAASLPPDQEPLLEDPAGSRYSRQKPRDRWNGAYVIFFLLGIGSLLPWNFFITAKHYWRYKLQNCSDEPGPEGQVTSDLRDYFESYISIASTVPSVLCLVGNFLLVNKVAASVRILSSLFVMLAVFLVITVLVKVDTSSWTTSFFALTVGCVAVVSSASTVFSSSIFGLSSCFPMRNLQALISGQAMGGTISAVASVIDLAAAADVTDSALAYFLTADIFIVICIMVYLLLPRLEYSRYYLSSQESSSLATVXPPDSSVEDEAQPGGTRGTGIPPLRPILQKTALLGFCLFYVFFISIIIFPSLSSNIESVSKSSGSPWSTKYFTPLTCFLLYNFADWCGRQVTAWIQLPGPKSKLLPALVLLRTIFLPLFILSNYQPRAHIQTVVFKQDFYPVVFTALLGLSNGYLGTLVMVYGPKIVPKELAEAAGVVMTFYLVLGLALGSACAVFVVHLV is encoded by the exons ATGATCCCGGCAGCCAGCCTTCCCCCGGACCAGGAGCCCCTGCTGGAGGATCCCGCAGGCAGCAGGTACAGCCGGCAGAAGCCAAGGGATCGCTGGAATGGAGcctatgtgatttttttcctcctgggcATCggctccctgctgccttggAATTTCTTCATCACAGCCAAGCACTACTGGAGGTACAAGCTGCAGAACTGCTCTGATGAGCCAGGTCCAGAGGGGCAGGTGACCTCAGACCTGAGG gACTATTTTGAGAGTTACATCTCCATTGCTTCCACCGTGCCctcagtgctgtgcctggtTGGAAACTTCTTGCTTGTCAACAA GGTTGCTGCCAGTGTCAGGATCCTGTCCTCCCTCTTTGTCATGCTGGCTGTTTTCCTGGTGATCACAGTGCTGGTGAAGGTGGACACCTCCTCCTGGACCACCAGTTTCTTTGCCCTCACCGTGGGCTGTGTGGCCGTGGTCAGCAGTGCCTCCACTGTCTTCTCCAGCAGCATCTTTGGcctgagcagctgctttcccaTGAGGAATCTGCAGGCTCTCATCTCAG gCCAGGCCATGGGTGGCACCATCAGCGCCGTGGCCTCTGTGATAGACCTGGCAGCAGCGGCTGACGTCACCGACAGCGCCCTGGCCTATTTCCTCACTGCTGACATCTTCATTGTCATCTGCATCATGGTGtacctgctgctgcccaggctggagtACTCCAG GTACTAcctgagcagccaggagagctcctcTCTGGCCACCGT CCCCCCCGACAGCTCCGTGGAGGAcgaggcacagccaggaggcACAAGAGGCACTGGCATCCCCCCACTGCGCCCCATCCTGCAGAAGACTGCCCTCCTGGGCTTCTGCCTCTTCTATGTCTTCTTCATCTCCATCAtcatcttcccttccctctcctccaaCATCGAGTCTGTCAGCAAATCCTCGGGGAGCCCATGGAGCACCAAGTACTTCACCCCACTCACGTGTTTCCTGCTGTACAACTTTGCAGACTGGTGTGGGAGGCAGGTCACTGCCTGGATCCAGCTGCCTGGCCCCAAGAGCAAACTGCTGCCTGCCCTTGTGCTCCTCAGAACCATCTTCCTCCCTCTTTTCATCCTCAGCAACTACCAGCCCCGGGCTCACATCCAGACTGTAGTGTTCAAGCAGGACTTCTACCCCGTGGtcttcacagctctgctggggctcagcaatGGCTACCTGGGCACTCTGGTCATGGTCTATGGTCCCAAAATCGTGCCCAAAGAgctggctgaggcagcaggggTGGTGATGACCTTTTACCTcgtgctggggctggctctggggtcTGCCTGTGCTGTTTTTGTGGTGCACCTCGTGTAG